The following coding sequences are from one Saccopteryx bilineata isolate mSacBil1 chromosome 3, mSacBil1_pri_phased_curated, whole genome shotgun sequence window:
- the LOC136330194 gene encoding insulin growth factor-like family member 4 yields the protein MKIPYRYQQMHQWDPCRESSDWTKHHALGPSLDMTAFSHGCLALTSLAQDGKRKSFSALAFLPHFGLSLQLKKPPRCGDQIYNPLEQCCDEGTILALDQIRLCGPSCPFWPCFQHCCLESVGSQRQAVVRFKVPGTKSTCLSGPLTRICAQEHLLGKPFNRTEFFWTILGKTDTGHSKL from the exons aaagctccgaTTGGACTAAACACCATGCCCTTGGGCCTTCCCTGGACATGACTGCTTTCAGTCACGGGTGCTTGGCCTTGACTTCACTTGCTcaggatgggaagagaaaatCATtcagtgctttggctttcctcccaCACTTTGGTCTTAGTTTGCAG ttaaaaaaaccaCCCAGGTGTGGAGACCAGATCTACAATCCCTTGGAGCAGTGCTGTGATGAGGGGACCATCCTGGCCTTGGACCAGATCCGCCTCTGTGGCCCCAGCTGCCCCTTCTGGCCCTGCTTCCAGCACTGCTGCCTTGAGTCCGTGGGCTCTCAGAGGCAGGCCGTGGTGAGGTTTAAGGTCCCAGGCACGAAGTCCACCTGCTTGTCTGGCCCCCTCACCAGGATCTGTGCCCAG gaaCACCTGCTCGGCAAACCCTTTAACAGAACTGAATTTTTTTGGACCATTCTGGGCAAGACAGACACAGGACACTCAAAATTGTGA